The genomic DNA CCCCCGACTGTATCGAATACGGCATCCACTTCCTTAATCTTGGCTTCGAAACTTTCATTTTTGTAATTAATCACCTGATCGGCGCCTAATTCGCGGACGTATTCTAGATCGTCCCCCGTGGCGGTTGTCGCCACATAGGCGCCGGTTGCCTTGGCGATTTGGATGGCGATGCTCCCAATGCCGCCACCGCCGCCATGAATCAGCACCTTTTGGTCACGCTGAAGTTTGATGTGTTCTTCGAGCGCTTGAATCGCGCTCGCGCCGACCAACGGCAAGGCGGCGGCCTGGATAGCGTTCATTTTCTCCGGCGCAAGAGCCACGTTCCGGCTCAAGGCCGCAACAAACTCCGCAAACGAACCTGATCCTCCTGACAAGGGGCTTCCGTACCCATATACTCGGTCACCGACCTTCAGGGTAGAATCCGATCGCCCTATTTCCATGACAACGCCGGCAAAATCCCCGCCTAATGTCGCGGGCATAGTAAGCGGTACATGCTCTTTGAGATGACCCATCCTAATTTTCCAATCGATCGGGTTGATGCTCGCCGCATGCACCTCGACCAGAACTTGCCCGTTGCCGAGGACCGGCTTGGGCACATTTGAATTGAGTTCCAAGACTTCGTTCCCGCCATATTGTCGAATTTGAACGGCCTTCATGTTGCCGTCCTCCTTTCTCTTTCCGGAACAGCGCGCAGAAGACGACTTTTCTGCGATGCGATTCGGAACGGCCACTGTTGATATGCTGGTATGCGTTTCTTGATTTTCGAGATCATGTGCGAATTCAGGTCAGGATGTGCATGACAGGGTATTGCATGAAACAAAAAGAGTACGGTGACTACCGTGAGGTTCATTCTCCTTCTTCTCAAATTGATGCCGGCTTCTCAAATTGATGCCGGCTTGTGTGGCGACAATACGCGGTGACGCCGAACCAGACTTGTGACTGAATCCTCCAGATAAAGGACCTGGAAGAAACCCTAAACATAAGACGAGTCATCCCAGTGGAATAACCCCGTCATTTCGGAACGTTCGGGATGCGCTTCTTGATTTTCGAGATCGTGTGCGTGGTCACTTCCGCATGCCAAGGAGCATACGCCGTCGGTCTGTCAGCCTCTCTAGGCGGCAGGGACAGATTGGTGATGAGGACATCGTTCCCCTAGAAGCCGGTAATATTCACTTGCCGCAGAAGCTTGCCTTGTGAGTCGAATACGAAGAGCGTGCCCGCACTTGTGTCCGCCTTGTTCACTGCCGTCGTTGCCACATATACGGTCCCATCCTCGTCCACTTCGATGCCTTCCGGATACTTTTCACCCGGAGGAAGTGTGGCGAACCGCTCGACCTTGCCACGATCCCAGGCCGGTGCTCCAGTCGGCGTCGCGAGCAGCATCAGAAACGTCAGTGCGCTAGTTGTAATGATCGTCATCACAATGGTGCAACGTGCTCGCATAACTTCCTCTTTCCCTATAAACCGGTATCGGAGGACACGTGAAACTCACCAAACAGACAAGCCTCTTTCACCGGTCGCTGAGCTGAAGGACATCATGCGAGTCGGTCACGACCCGCATGCCGGTGATGCCGGCCGATTGGATATCCCCGCTCGCCAGGTGGAGACGATTTCCCACCACGGCCCCTGCCAAACCATGTCGGGGCATCGGCATCATGGGCAGTTCCGACCAACTGTTCGTGACCGGATCGTATGCTTCCAACGCCCGAAAGGCCGCCATAAGATGCCCATCCTGATGTTCCCCGCCCGCCACGTAGATTCGTCCGTTGTAGACAGCCCACGCTCCCCCGCTCCGTTCGGTCGGCATGCGAGCTTTCACCAAGCCCCATTGGTCGGTCGCAGGATCGTATTCTTCAACTACGTTGGTATTGCTCGCAGTGAAGATGAAGGCGCTTCCCAGCCGGCCACCGATGACATAGATTTTGTTGTTTACCGCGCCGATGGCGGCGTGGTTGCGCGCTGTCGGCATCGAAGACCGCACAGACCAGCTGTTGGTCTGAGGATCATATTCTTCCACGGTATCGACCGACCGATGGGGACGTGCGGGGTATAAAGCGGTTTCACTCGAGCCAGGATGCAGGCCCGCCCCGCCGATCACATAGATCTTTCCGTTCACCGCGGCGGCCACGGCTGAACCGCGTTTCGACGGCATGGGCGCCAATGCTTTCCAACTGTCGTTGGCCGGGTCGTACTCCCAAGCGTGATTGATCGGCACCCAGGCCGGTGGACCGGACTCGGGCGGCACGAAGCCACCGAACGCATAGAACTTGCCGTTGAGTTCCGCAAACGCGACATGGTGCGCCGGCAACGCCATCGGTCGTTTCTTCGCCCACTTGTCGGTCGCCGGATCGTACTCGTACACCAGACCCTGGGGGATCCAGCCCGGTCCTAGTCCTCCGAACACGTAGAATTTTCCGCCTGCCGAGACGCCGACCAGTTCCTCAGACGGTTCCGGAAACGGCGCGCCTTTGGTCCACTTTCCCAAGGCTTGGGCCTCAATCGGGACAGCCATCATCAGAAGACCCATTACGGTTATTCCCATCAGGGCTCGCATAAGAACTCTCCTTTTCATGATTTCAGTACAACTCAAGCCTTTCTGATTGAGCCCACGCCACGTCCGTATAGGTTTACGAGCTCCGAAGAATACTTATTTTGAACTCCCGCCGGATGACTTCCACTCTGCAATAGCCGATTCTTGAGGATGACCGGATCGATAATTTCTCCGCATTGCACACACCGTCGCAGCAAAACATCAGCCTCGCTGGTACCAAGCATGGAATTGAACCCTCGCTCGATCACCATGAGCCCTGTGCATCGAGAACAACGCGTGGCGCCGCGCAGTTCTTTTTCCGCCAATCCTTCCATCATCGCCATGGCCGGCCTCCCTGTTGAAGGGTTGAGCTATTGGCATGCGCACGATATGTTCCAAGAGAGTTTGAAAAACTGGTCCCATACAAGTTGTGGGAATAAAAATGAAGATATTTTGCTCCGCACCATACTAGGCGAAACCCGTGGATACATGTCGGTACACGATCCTTTCCAAGACCATTCTGCGACAAGATTGAGAAAGAGTATGAGGACGGCGCTACATGACAGCCGTCGTGTGGGAAGGAGCGGAGGCGGTTACACGTGAGGACGGATGATGCCGAGTTTCTGCATCTTGGATTGGAGGGTCGTTCGCTTAATACCTAGTCGGGCGGCGGCACCTGACGAACCTCCGATGACCCATTTCGATTCGCGAAGCGCGCGTAGGATCTGCTCTCGTTCGGCGTCCTCCAGTGTCGAGGCGGATGAACCAGCCTGGTGGTTCTGTTCTTGGAGTTCGCTGATCGGCACCTGCAAATCCGTCCCTTGTGTCAGGATGACGGAACGCTCGACCAAATTCTCCAGCTCACGAATGTTCCCCGGCCACGCATAGCGCGAGAGCACCTCAAGGGTCTCGGCAGGCACGGTTTGGATATTCTTTTTCATGCGAGCGGCATAGTGCTGCGTGAAATAACGGACCAAGAGGGGAATGTCCTCACGTCGTTCGCGCAAAGAAGGCAAGGTGACCGGAAAAACATTCAGACGATAGTATAAATCGCTCCGAAACTGCTTGGCTTCCACTAGGCTCTTGAGATCCCGGTTCGTGGCGGCTATCAGGCGCACGTCGACACGAACGGTCTTGGTACTACCCAACCGTTCGAATTCCTGCTCCTGTAACACTCGCAGCAACTTGGATTGTAACTCCAGCGGGATTTCCCCCACTTCGTCGAGAAAGAGTGTCCCTTTATCGGCCAGTTCGAATCGGCCGGATTTCTGAGCAATAGCGCCCGTAAAAGCCCCTCGCTCATGTCCAAAGAGTTCGCTTTCCAACAGACCGGTCGGAATAGCGGCGCAGTTCAGCTTGACGAATGTGCGCTCCCTGCGGCCGCTGAGTCGATGAATAGCCCGAGCGATGAGTTCCTTCCCGGTGCCCGTTTCTCCTTGTATCAAGACGGTCGAATCGGTCGGAGCCACGATCTCGACTTCCTTGAGGACGTGCTTCAACGCTTTGCTGTCGCCGATGATATCCTCGAATCCATGCTCACTCCGAAGTTCTTCTTCGAGGTACAGCTTCTCTTTCGCCAGTTTATCTTTAAGCTCGGCAATCTCCTGAAACACCAACGCGTTTTCCACCGCGACAGCCACTTGTTTGGCGACTTGCTGGAGGAACTCTAAATCCATGTCACTATAGGCTTCTTTCTGCAAACTCAAAAATCCCATCGCGCCCAATCGTCCTCTCGCCGTGGTCAAAGGGACAAAGCAAAACGACTGGGTTCCGTCTTCCGTCATCGCACCGATGACCCACGGCCACCGACGTTCTTCCGACAGATTTGGGACCAGAAGCGGCCGCTGAGTTTCCCATACACAGCCCGCTGGACAATCTTCAACCGCTATCTCATGCCCTCCTATGAGGTCAGCCGGCACATTTGCCTGAATCGTATGCAACCGCATAACCTTCTTGTCTGGATCATGCAAGGAGAGGTCGACGTAATTGACCTGCACCACCCGAGGCAGACGGTGGGCAAGATCACGAAAGAGCCGATCGAGGTCGCGTTGGGCGGAAATCACTTGTGCCACTTCCAGAAGCGCCTGATAGCGCTCCGAGAGCGTCTCGCAGGGAGATGCGGATTCACGATTCATGAGCGCAGTATGGCGTATGGACGAATGCCGGCTCAAGAGGGGGATGTGACCACACCTCTCGCAAACGTTGAGTACCCCTCTGAAGGTCACCTCGCGCTAGGCTCGCGCCCCTCATTTGGCATGGCGATTACGCGACGATGTCGGTTCCCCAGGGATTGTCCACGAGGAACAACCATCTCCCATTCGATTGACGACGCAAGATACTGGAGGATCGACCACCGAGATGCACGACAGCTCCTGTAGGATCGATGCCCTTCAGACTCCATCGAGCGCAGTATTGTGCGACATCGCCTGCCTGCACGAGTTGTTGTGCTTCGATAGTTAAGGTCGGTTTCAGCGCCATGAATCCCTCAAGTGCCTGACGTATCCCAGCTGTCCCGGTAACGACGACCCCGGGCTTGATAACGAACGACGCACCCGGCTCAAACAGGGTCATCGCTGATTCCAAATCCTGCGTATTCATGGCAGTAACGAGTTGCGTGATGACATCGAACGGGTCTGACGTTTTCATTGTGCTCCTTTCTCTCCTCGTCCTAAGAGACCTGGGCTAGCACTGCCGCCTCTGATGCTGAAAGACCCGGGCAAGCCCGGGAGGCGGCCCGTAATGCGTGGGTTTGCCATGGGTCATCCTCTGCGTGGTTAACATGGGACTGCGCGGATGAAGTATATCGTTTCATCATGCGCTTCGCACCCGTCTTCTTCACGATTCCCTTCGACCGCTTCCATCTCGTTGAATCTGCCCGACGCAGACTCACCATGATTGACGTATGAGGCGGCGGTTATTATTCACCTCGTCCATGGTCTCTGCGTTCCGTCTTGTGTTCCTTGCTGCCAGGTCTGCGCGCTTCTGCAGATTGCCTATGTACATACTGATCCGATGCAGGTAGTCTTTCACTCGACCCATCTGACGTCCGAGGAGTGGTCCAAGGTCGTGCTGGTTGGAGTCTTTGTCTTTGCGTTCGCCGAAGCGGAGAAAGCGATCATCCGCTGCTTCAGCAAAAGCGTCGCTTATCCCGCATCCGTCGGTCGGAGCGATCGTTCAATCGGTAAGAGGGGACCTCACACATGAAGACGATCATCGCAGCAACCGATTTCTCCGATGAAGCTCGGTACGCTGCGGATCGCGCCGCCATTGTTGCCAAGGAACAGCATGCGCATCTCAGTCTATTGCATGTGGTGAGCAGCTCGGCTTTGAACGATGTGCGAAAATTGTTCCAGGCACCGACCGACGTGGAAGCCAAGCTGATCGACGATGCCGGATGCATGCTGAACGAAATAGCCGCAGGCATCAGCCTGAAGACTGGGGTGATGGCGAGTACCGACGTCAAGATCGGCCAGGCACT from Nitrospira sp. includes the following:
- a CDS encoding NADP-dependent oxidoreductase, which encodes MKAVQIRQYGGNEVLELNSNVPKPVLGNGQVLVEVHAASINPIDWKIRMGHLKEHVPLTMPATLGGDFAGVVMEIGRSDSTLKVGDRVYGYGSPLSGGSGSFAEFVAALSRNVALAPEKMNAIQAAALPLVGASAIQALEEHIKLQRDQKVLIHGGGGGIGSIAIQIAKATGAYVATTATGDDLEYVRELGADQVINYKNESFEAKIKEVDAVFDTVGGTTTAKSFQVLRRGGCLVSMLGQPDETLARQHEVTAIGQFTRVTTDVLIRLARLVDSGQVKIRIGKVLSLEKGKEAFQLAEEGHPNGKVVFEVKAGA
- a CDS encoding hypothetical protein (kelch-like 5 (Drosophila)): MRALMGITVMGLLMMAVPIEAQALGKWTKGAPFPEPSEELVGVSAGGKFYVFGGLGPGWIPQGLVYEYDPATDKWAKKRPMALPAHHVAFAELNGKFYAFGGFVPPESGPPAWVPINHAWEYDPANDSWKALAPMPSKRGSAVAAAVNGKIYVIGGAGLHPGSSETALYPARPHRSVDTVEEYDPQTNSWSVRSSMPTARNHAAIGAVNNKIYVIGGRLGSAFIFTASNTNVVEEYDPATDQWGLVKARMPTERSGGAWAVYNGRIYVAGGEHQDGHLMAAFRALEAYDPVTNSWSELPMMPMPRHGLAGAVVGNRLHLASGDIQSAGITGMRVVTDSHDVLQLSDR
- a CDS encoding Formate hydrogenlyase transcriptional activator, giving the protein MNRESASPCETLSERYQALLEVAQVISAQRDLDRLFRDLAHRLPRVVQVNYVDLSLHDPDKKVMRLHTIQANVPADLIGGHEIAVEDCPAGCVWETQRPLLVPNLSEERRWPWVIGAMTEDGTQSFCFVPLTTARGRLGAMGFLSLQKEAYSDMDLEFLQQVAKQVAVAVENALVFQEIAELKDKLAKEKLYLEEELRSEHGFEDIIGDSKALKHVLKEVEIVAPTDSTVLIQGETGTGKELIARAIHRLSGRRERTFVKLNCAAIPTGLLESELFGHERGAFTGAIAQKSGRFELADKGTLFLDEVGEIPLELQSKLLRVLQEQEFERLGSTKTVRVDVRLIAATNRDLKSLVEAKQFRSDLYYRLNVFPVTLPSLRERREDIPLLVRYFTQHYAARMKKNIQTVPAETLEVLSRYAWPGNIRELENLVERSVILTQGTDLQVPISELQEQNHQAGSSASTLEDAEREQILRALRESKWVIGGSSGAAARLGIKRTTLQSKMQKLGIIRPHV